In Gemmatimonadetes bacterium T265, one DNA window encodes the following:
- a CDS encoding hypothetical protein (frameshifted, deletion at around 1308390): protein MEVVARLTWAYLRTALYPEGPTWPAACAALMDAPDPLGRVECK, encoded by the coding sequence GTGGAGGTGGTCGCGCGGCTGACCTGGGCCTACTTGCGCACCGCGCTCTACCCCGAAGGCCCCACCTGGCCCGCCGCGTGTGCCGCGTTGATGGACGCGCCCGATCCGCTGGGCCGGGTCGAATGCAAGTGA